TTTTCCGTGGGACTATTTCCTTAAGCGGAGAGGCTGAAGTGTGGATgggtctttatttatttttttaaatgtgaacatataaaaccaaaactatctgcatgaaCAGATACAACTGGACGAGAGatgtatcttaaaaaaatgATCAAGCAGGCCAGTCCTCATCATCATTTGGCAGGTCcagcctctccttagcagtttATATGCAATAGTCTGCTCATATTGACACTGTGTGGCATGTACTCATCAACATGCTAGCCCATGCCTGAAAGCAGCCCAGGTTACTCATACTTTAGTCACGTATGCGCCAGTTGCTGCTAGAACCACAGGCTCCCTCCCTTTCCTCTTAATCCTTTTGCATGTGACCAGATGTTTGATACTTTGCAGCtgtttcccaaaaaaaaaggtgctgTGTGTTAATAAGGTCAAACAGGTTGAAAGTGCCATCACAGCATATGAGAACCAACACTCTTAGAGAAGTATCAACACGAGGCAGTTAAATGGACTCATTTTACAGTTTGTTACGTTTGGTAGGAAAATAACAGTCTTGTACACGTCAAGTGCACATACGTAAATCTGCAACAGAGTGAGAGTTGCACTGTacagtgaatacatttttttttttttagcagaatactaatACTagtctctcctgtctctccttCCACAGAGTCTCTACTGGATTTACTTTGGTGCTCAAACCTCATTCAATTTATGACAATTTATGTTCATAAATTGGCAGATAAATTGGTGGATGCTTTACCACACCACTGAACTGCACATCTGTCTATGTTGGAGCTGGAAAAATCAACACTTGTGACATGTTGACATCTGTGATCTCCACGCAGCTCATCCCAATACCCGACTCCGTTTCCCATTTTGAAAGGACTCCAATTTTCCCCGAGTAAACAGGACTAATTTGAACAGAAAATGGAGCCCTAAATGTTTCGATCGCACCTCAGAGTCGAGCCGTCTGAACGCCTCACTGAGCCCCCCAAACTGTCAGGACTGCTGTGAGCGGATTGATGTTTCTATGTAAATCGTGTGGAAGTGCAGTGCAGCCTTGGATCCATCGTGGAACCCCCACAGTGCGCCCGGGCGCCCAGCCTTCGGGCCGGAGACGCTCCACACCAGCAACTACTCTCTGGTGTTACTGATTCAGCTCAGCCTGCTCTCCTTCGACCTGTTTGTTAACTCCTTCAGCGAGCTGCTGAGAGCTGAACCGGCTGTCCAGCTGGTGCTTTTCATGTAAGTAAGAGTTTCCTCGTCGTTTCAGCAGCCAAACATGATCTCTGGCTCGAGGGGGAAAAGATCAAATTAGTAGAGCTCGACCGATATATCAGCGGGCCAATGTTCtgggccgatattaggcattttccaagctatcggtatcggcattcataatggccgataaatgaatatttaaaaaattaaataaaaatggacgAAATACCCTTCAACCATGTCATGAGTGTTAACATggttgtttcttctttttttccccccccagtCTTGTTCAAAGTTATATTTATGAAGCTTACCTAGTCTATTAATACTGGTaactttaatatatatttttttgctattgtgtttttgttcaaaggactttaagtttcatatcttaagtttgtatttttagacattttatttatcagaacttataatatattttgatgttcctctgttctgttgtgacaataaactgcattatcatattattttagtgaggactcataaataactacaaataactaatgttagggaaatctgtttatgttttgttgcgcgtttctggatttaaaaaaatatatgcatatattggccgatatatcagatttttaaatcaccaaatatttgtattgatatcggccttaaaaatcctttatcggtcgggctctaaaaATTTGTACGCTTTAGTTGTCTAAACTGAGTCATTTGGGATGCGGGAATGATTTTAAATAGCACTGTACAAAGACAGTAAGCCTGTTGTCCCTTTTTGTTTCTGCTGGTCACACAAATCCTTCTCTCGtggcttttctttctttttccctccTGTATGCTTTTCCTCAACAGTATCCAGGACATTTCCATCCTGTTTAACCTGATCATCATTCTGTTGATGCTGTTTAACACCTACGTGTTCAGGGTCGGCCTGGTCGCCATATTGCTGGAGCGGTTTAGAGCTCTGCTAATTCTCTCTGCTCTCTACTTGACCTTCAGTATCATACTCCATTCCTGGCTTATGGTATGTGCTGCTGTATGCGCGCACATGGGCAGAAATGTATTCAAATCTAAGTCCTTGTGAATGTTACTTTGTTTATTACTTTACGAAACCAAATAGACAATTCATCAATGACAATGACATCAGCGTTTTATTCTTTCCAGAATCTACGTTGGCTAAATATCAACAGGTTTATTTGGACAGACGGCCTTCAGGTGCTGTTTGTGTTCCAAAGAGTCGGTAAGATGACTTGTTAATACATTGTTTTTGATGCCAACCTAAATGCATTCATTTGAAGTGTTTACTGTTGCCTCTAGAGCTTTGTTCATAATGTCAACaatatgtcttctttcagaaaATTGCATATTCCATGAGATTTGAGACATGCTCAGAGAGCAAGAGTTACAGGAGAATGATAAGTGAGAAATTATTTAAGAATACAGCAGAGCTTTGTGTTTTCTCTCAGCTGGTTATAAAGAAGAATTTCTCCATCAGAGCagaaatattgacttaatatttAAGAGAGTGAATGCTGATTTTTAGTACAAAGATGAAACATAATTCATATTTGAAGGACTAAAGTAAACTGTACCATCATTTCTCCCACCTTTTTAGTGTTCCCTTTACCTCTTACCCATAGTTTGCCGTAACTATGCCACCTTACCGAATCACACCCTTGTGCATGAACTGCTTTTATGTAACCTGGTTTCAGACCTCTGAACCGCTGCGCACATCtctcatattttttatttttaatcaatgatcaATTAGAACGACAGGGCATTTCAGTGTGATCGTCACTCTTTATGCTCTTAAGAGTTTCACTGACACAAAGCTTATAGTGTTTCCAGAGTGTGCTATAGTCCCTCCTCTCTACCGACGGGCAGCGATCTCACATGCCTTGTGGGTGTGATTTTCATACATGTATAAGCTCATAATTTGATAAAAGGATTTGCTGTCTAGCTGTTGTTCTTCCCTGCAGGTGATCCCTTATTAAGTATGAGAACAGACTGCAGCcatgttttatttctctctgtacCATTTGCTACTTTAGACCCACCCAGACGGTTACTCAGCGTGTGATTCAGTGTTGCATCACCACAAAAGCTCTTTCATTATGAACCTTCCTTAAGACTCTGTAAACTCTACTGGGCTGAGTTGCAGTTGTAAATGCTGGTGGGGATTTCAcattcctctgtctctgtacaGTCACATACTATCTCTCAAGTAACCTGAATCATTGTTTAAACTTATGACATAGGAGCCACTCACTTGGGAATATGCCAACTAAAAAGGGCTattgatgtatttatttacacaaaTGACATTTCTCACCTTTTTATGCAGCTACATTTTGAACGTTTAGTTATCATTCTGGTAATAGAGATTGGTTTCAGACAATAACTGAAGTAATTTGGTGTGATGATTTACCTAACTGAAGCGAGTCTCAAGTTTTTGCAAGTGGATTTTCACGACAGAATTGAAAGTGGATGCAGCGTTTGCatgaattcttaaaaaaagacagtcTCACTCCAAGCAACTTgaaattgatttaaaatgtgGAAACAagtgtattttctgtatgttttttttttgtatgataAAACCTCACATAACTTTTCTGTTCACAGCTTCTGTGTTGTACTACTATTTGTACAAGAGGACCTCAGAGTATCTGGGTGACCCTCGCCTCTACGAAGACTCACCGTGGCTGCGAGAACTGTTCGCTCGGGTCAGACAGTGATcttactgagaaaaaaaaaagctcatgaTGCCACAGAGGCCAGAACTAAAAACAGA
This sequence is a window from Perca flavescens isolate YP-PL-M2 chromosome 1, PFLA_1.0, whole genome shotgun sequence. Protein-coding genes within it:
- the LOC114568271 gene encoding transmembrane protein 138; the encoded protein is MRLELLLLTPPSRPGPPFMFLARGQGPFPTSYPSASGGFARTKPIFKLVLHVDLNYTPVKFRDCILHGYHDTIQKECSFEREAASYVTCSAALDPSWNPHSAPGRPAFGPETLHTSNYSLVLLIQLSLLSFDLFVNSFSELLRAEPAVQLVLFIIQDISILFNLIIILLMLFNTYVFRVGLVAILLERFRALLILSALYLTFSIILHSWLMNLRWLNINRFIWTDGLQVLFVFQRVASVLYYYLYKRTSEYLGDPRLYEDSPWLRELFARVRQ